TTTGATCGTATGTTTGGCACTTTCCAAGAAGAAACAGAACCTTGTGTGTATGGAACTGTCAAACCCCTCCGTAGTTTCAATCCAGTGTATGCCAATATCCATTACTACTGGGAACTGATCAAACAAGCGGCCAGTGCTCCGTATTTCTTAGATAAAATTAAGGTATTTTTCAAGCCACCAGGTTGGTATCCAAGAGAAGGAACAAAACCAGCAGGATTTTTGCCTATCCCCGAGGTTCGCCCTGAAACTTTTCATAAATATGATCCGAAACCCCAATCGGAAGTGAGAACATACACGACAACTTGGTTTGTTCTCGTCCTCCTATTGTCCTTTGCCTTTCTTTTGTTTGTGACAAAATTTTCGATGGTCTCTCAAATCCTTGTGACCGTTTGGGTGACTTTGTCCCTACTTGCCATCAATGCTCTGATCGAAGGAAAGTCCTGGGCGGGAGCCATGGAAATTACAAGGCTCCTCTTTGGATTTCTCGTCCTAGGTTACTTTGGTGTGGGTTGGGCTTATTATGCGATTGGAATTGTCTGCCTCCTCGTGGCTGGAATCTACCTTTATCGCACCAGCGGACAGAAAGCCCAGGCAGCCTGATCTCTTTTCGAATCAATAGCGGATCACAATCTCTTTCCTACCAGATTCTTTCTGGTAGGAAGTTTGGTTTCCCCCTCTGAACACTGCTCTCTAATCATTTTAACTACAGAAAAACAGGTGACCTGAAAACCACTCTCAGTGTTATGTCACATAAATGCCATGAATAGGGCGGATTCCTTCGACCGTTCCCCTTGACCGGACGAGGGCCCGTGAGAATTTGGCATTGCACCAGAATTTTTGAGGCGAAATGAGATGAAGCGAAACCGAAGTTACTATATCATTCTAGTCCTAATCCTGTTTGTAGTGACCTACTCCGCCTATGCGGCCTACCAGAAGCAAAAAAATGGTCCTGTTTTTTTGGACAACCATGTCTTCCAACGTTATAACGAGCAGTGGGGTCTTTGGGTAGACCTAAATGCAGAGAAAAAAAGCCTACTCGAAAAGGCTTCTGAGTTTGGGATCCTTGCCCAAGAGGTAATGGAGATCAATAACCTCAAAGAGGCAGATCTTCCTCGTTTGAAACGTTCCATTTTCTTTCCTTATTCTGCAGAATATATGCGGGGACTCCAAGAAAAAGAACTCTTCCGCGAAACTGTCGAATCTCCCATTGACCAATTCATTTGGCCAGTTTTACCCAATCACAAATCCCGAATCTCTTCTCGGATTGGAAGGCGCTGGAACACCTGGCACACGGGTCTCGACATCGCCATTCCGAAAAATTCCGTTGTCCTTTCTGCCGCAGACGGAGTGGTAGAAGAAGCAGGTCGCAGCGGGGATTATGGCTTGGCAGTCAAAATTTACCACCATGACATGAATCATTTTCATACAGTGTATGGCCATAACCAAGAGTTACTTGTAAAACCTGGGGATGTGGTTCGCAAAGGACAGATCATTGCTTTTTCCGGAAATACCGGAAAGTCCACTGGTCCTCATGTCCATTTTGAAGTTCGATTTCACAATGTTTATCTCAATCCAGAAAACTTTCTCACTCCCTATGAAGAAGGAGTTGCCACAAGCATCGTTGGATTTGCAGACTAAGTATTAGTGACTAACCTGACAAAGAACAGTTGGACGGACGAAATTTTCGACCGTCTGACATCCATCATACCTAAAGCACCAGGCATTGCCTGTTTTGATTTCGATAACACACTCATTCGCAACGACTTCGGTGAAAAGATCATGGATGAACTCCTCCATGATGGGCTTAAATTTGTGCCGCATGATTTATCCGAATTTTTTCGAGATAAAGAACTTTGGAGGGACCATACAAAATTAAGTTTTGCCGAAAAGGAACGATTGGTTTGGGAAGAATACACCTACCAATTAAAAGAATACGGAATCGAAAGAGGATACCGCTGGACTAGTTTTATCTTTCAGGGAATGGACAAGGTAGAATACTATGAAGTATCGAGAAGGGCCTGGGAGCGAGTCAATCACTACGACAAAGATTCCGGCGTATTTCCCCAAGTGGAAATGAAAGATCTAATCGCTTATTTAAACTACTACAATTGGACAGTGTACATTGTAACCGCATCTCCTGAACCCGGGATTGCGGCCATTTCCCACCTCTTCCCCGTGGAAGAATCCAAGGTCATTGGGATGAGACAAGAGTTAGGTGAAAACGGGAAATACACTCACAAACTGATTGAACCTTATACATATGGGGAAGGAAAAGTAAAAGCCATCGAAGAAAGAATTGGTGTATATCCAGACCTTGCGTTTGGAGATTCCTTTAACGACTACCCGATGCTTTGCCGAGCCAAACAAATGGCCGTAGCCATCAACAGAGACAATCCTGAATTTGCCTCTGCCTGTGCAAACAAAGGAATTTATATCCAACCCTATTTTACTTTTCCTCCTGTGCTGACATGAATCGACTTTATTTAGTATCAAATTCCATCGGAAATGATGGAGACATCCCTCCTCGCACCAAAGCCTTGTTAGAGGAAGCAGACTGGATCATTGGTGAAGAACAAAGGACCACCTCTACTTTTTTAAAGAAGTTAGGAATTTCCAAACCATTTGACCTTCTGAACGAACATACTTCTAGGGAAGAAATGGATGAGATCGCAATGAAACTTGCGACCACCAAAAGAACCTGCCTCATTTCTGATTCGGGAAGTCCCGGCCTAGAAGATCCAGGGAAGTGGATTGTCCCTCTGGCTTGGGAGATGGGAGTGGAAGTTCGTTCGGCTCCAGGACCAACAGCTCTTATCGCTGCTCTAACAAGTTCTGGGTTTGCCACCTCTCCTTTTCTCTTTTTGGGATTTTTGCCTAGAGAGGAAAAAGAAAGAGAACGAACTTTGAAA
This genomic stretch from Leptospira meyeri harbors:
- a CDS encoding M23 family metallopeptidase yields the protein MKRNRSYYIILVLILFVVTYSAYAAYQKQKNGPVFLDNHVFQRYNEQWGLWVDLNAEKKSLLEKASEFGILAQEVMEINNLKEADLPRLKRSIFFPYSAEYMRGLQEKELFRETVESPIDQFIWPVLPNHKSRISSRIGRRWNTWHTGLDIAIPKNSVVLSAADGVVEEAGRSGDYGLAVKIYHHDMNHFHTVYGHNQELLVKPGDVVRKGQIIAFSGNTGKSTGPHVHFEVRFHNVYLNPENFLTPYEEGVATSIVGFAD
- a CDS encoding HAD family hydrolase gives rise to the protein MTNLTKNSWTDEIFDRLTSIIPKAPGIACFDFDNTLIRNDFGEKIMDELLHDGLKFVPHDLSEFFRDKELWRDHTKLSFAEKERLVWEEYTYQLKEYGIERGYRWTSFIFQGMDKVEYYEVSRRAWERVNHYDKDSGVFPQVEMKDLIAYLNYYNWTVYIVTASPEPGIAAISHLFPVEESKVIGMRQELGENGKYTHKLIEPYTYGEGKVKAIEERIGVYPDLAFGDSFNDYPMLCRAKQMAVAINRDNPEFASACANKGIYIQPYFTFPPVLT
- the rsmI gene encoding 16S rRNA (cytidine(1402)-2'-O)-methyltransferase; the encoded protein is MNRLYLVSNSIGNDGDIPPRTKALLEEADWIIGEEQRTTSTFLKKLGISKPFDLLNEHTSREEMDEIAMKLATTKRTCLISDSGSPGLEDPGKWIVPLAWEMGVEVRSAPGPTALIAALTSSGFATSPFLFLGFLPREEKERERTLKQYMGLGITLAFYETPYRAKHCLETLAKILPGDRQIFLALGISMAGETSFRGSAKEIHKKFPQGLKLPPVFVVEEKKERIKR